Proteins encoded together in one Epinephelus lanceolatus isolate andai-2023 chromosome 4, ASM4190304v1, whole genome shotgun sequence window:
- the LOC144462694 gene encoding olfactory receptor 52K2-like produces MLNEFGRLVSTSNRTANRIQHILMASMACVDLSVPLFFVPNMLLSFLFDWRGISLIGCLVQMHFIHFVGTFHSTLLVWMALDRYFAICTPLYYHERMVLPRFLKFIIPLVVRNILLITPFVGLAGSLSFCVSNMMNHCFCEHMALVELACGSTAVNSLVGLLGMFLIPVADFIFISSSYVVIFTSVLRSGWSGIKRCQATLGIVIEPSAYYWTASSKHPTSSNLQL; encoded by the coding sequence ATGCTGAATGAATTTGGTAGACTTGTGAGTACAAGCAATAGAACTGCAAACAGAATACAACACATCCTCATGGCCAGCATGGCATGTGTGGACCTGAGCGTCCCGTTGTTCTTCGTCCCCAACATGCTGCTGAGCTTCCTGTTTGACTGGAGGGGaatctctctgattggctgcctggTTCAGATGCACTTCATTCACTTTGTTGGAACTTTTCACTCGACTCTATTGGTGTGGATGGCACTGGACCGCTACTTTGCCATCTGTACACCTCTCTACTATCATGAACGCATGGTGTTACCACGATTCCTCAAGTTTATCATCCCGCTTGTGGTCAGAAATATCCTCTTGATCACACCATTTGTGGGTCTGGCAGGATCATTATCATTCTGTGTGTCAAATATGATGAACCACTGTTTCTGTGAGCACATGGCGTTAGTGGAGCTGGCCTGTGGAAGCACTGCAGTGAACAGCCTGGTGGGGCTCCTGGGCATGTTTCTCATCCCTGTGGCAgacttcatctttatctcttctTCCTATGTGGTCATATTTACCTCTGTGCTGAGGTCTGGTTGGTCTGGGATCAAAAGGTGCCAGGCAACATTGGGGATAGTCATTGAGCCCAGTGCTTATTACTGGACAGCTTCATCCAAACATCCAACATCATCAAATCTGCAGCTGTAA